A window of Acropora muricata isolate sample 2 chromosome 3, ASM3666990v1, whole genome shotgun sequence contains these coding sequences:
- the LOC136911451 gene encoding corrinoid adenosyltransferase MMAB-like isoform X1: MGSVYAFKMAANICALRQFVWSACKGFKSPVVVISSSVVSRMCSSTSLGPKIYTRTGDQGYTSTYGGERLPKTDAIFEALGTTDELSSVIGVACEFCDEAGHEDIVTKLVEIQCVLQDVGSNIATPRQTSPQRNIEKTKFNVDATKELEQWIDAYHNQLPPLRNFILPSGGKSAAMLHVARSICRRAERRVMPLVHSGNVEPEVGSFLNRLSDFLFTAGRFVSKMEGKTEKIYRRIQRVVEQPQSK; this comes from the exons ATGGGATCAGTGTatgctttcaagatggcggcaaatATCTGCGCTTTGCGTCAGTTTGTGTGGTCCGCGTGCAAAGGGTTTAAATCCCCAGTTGTCGTTATTAGTAGTTCAGTTGTTAGCAGAATGTGTTCAAG CACATCTTTAGGACCTAAAATATACACCAGAACAGGAGATCAAG GTTACACAAGCACCTATGGAGGAGAGCGGCTACCAAAGACAGATGCAATATTTGAGGCACTGGGAACAACTGATGAGTTGTCATCTGTTATTGG AGTTGCTTGTGAATTTTGTGATGAAGCAGGTCATGAAGATATTGTCACCAAGCTTGTAGAG ATCCAGTGTGTTCTTCAAGATGTTGGCTCAAATATTGCAACTCCTCGACAGACATCTCCTCAAAGGAATATAG AAAAGACAAAGTTCAATGTAGATGCTACCAAAGAACTAGAGCAATGGATAGATGCATACCATAACCAGCTTCCTCCTCTTAGAAATTTCATTCTACCG tCAGGTGGGAAAAGCGCTGCCATGTTACATGTAGCAAGATCAATTTGTAGACGAGCGGAAAGAAG gGTAATGCCTTTAGTTCATAGTGGTAATGTTGAACCAGAAGTTGGCTCGTTTCTGAACAG GTTGAGCGACTTTCTCTTCACTGCTGGAAGATTTGTCTCAAAGATGGAAGGAAAAACCGAAAAAATCTACCGTCGGATTCAACG agtcgtcgaacaaccccaaagcaagtaa
- the LOC136911451 gene encoding corrinoid adenosyltransferase MMAB-like isoform X2 produces MGSVYAFKMAANICALRQFVWSACKGFKSPVVVISSSVVSRMCSSTSLGPKIYTRTGDQGYTSTYGGERLPKTDAIFEALGTTDELSSVIGVACEFCDEAGHEDIVTKLVEIQCVLQDVGSNIATPRQTSPQRNIEKTKFNVDATKELEQWIDAYHNQLPPLRNFILPSGGKSAAMLHVARSICRRAERRVMPLVHSGNVEPEVGSFLNRKLHSLESGFH; encoded by the exons ATGGGATCAGTGTatgctttcaagatggcggcaaatATCTGCGCTTTGCGTCAGTTTGTGTGGTCCGCGTGCAAAGGGTTTAAATCCCCAGTTGTCGTTATTAGTAGTTCAGTTGTTAGCAGAATGTGTTCAAG CACATCTTTAGGACCTAAAATATACACCAGAACAGGAGATCAAG GTTACACAAGCACCTATGGAGGAGAGCGGCTACCAAAGACAGATGCAATATTTGAGGCACTGGGAACAACTGATGAGTTGTCATCTGTTATTGG AGTTGCTTGTGAATTTTGTGATGAAGCAGGTCATGAAGATATTGTCACCAAGCTTGTAGAG ATCCAGTGTGTTCTTCAAGATGTTGGCTCAAATATTGCAACTCCTCGACAGACATCTCCTCAAAGGAATATAG AAAAGACAAAGTTCAATGTAGATGCTACCAAAGAACTAGAGCAATGGATAGATGCATACCATAACCAGCTTCCTCCTCTTAGAAATTTCATTCTACCG tCAGGTGGGAAAAGCGCTGCCATGTTACATGTAGCAAGATCAATTTGTAGACGAGCGGAAAGAAG gGTAATGCCTTTAGTTCATAGTGGTAATGTTGAACCAGAAGTTGGCTCGTTTCTGAACAG gaagctccactcactcgaaagtggttttcattga